The following proteins are encoded in a genomic region of Dioscorea cayenensis subsp. rotundata cultivar TDr96_F1 chromosome 8, TDr96_F1_v2_PseudoChromosome.rev07_lg8_w22 25.fasta, whole genome shotgun sequence:
- the LOC120266316 gene encoding GDSL esterase/lipase At5g55050, translating to MGSGRCCDYVMKMMYLLLCLILLHGHAKASSPAMYVFGDSLADVGNNNHITFSLLKANFPHNGIDYPGHKATGRFSNGNNSVDFLADYLGLPSPPPYLSIKSNANKTQAFLNGLNFASGGAGVFDSTNQDHCLSFNQQINYYSSVFTTLAQQLGSTEAENHLSKSIFTFVIGSNDIFAYDPDKTKLTTQQYAQSMVSTLQGQLKTLYNLGARKFLFVGTGPIGCCPSQRAKSKTNDCNAVTDNLSTQYNKGASSLLNQLKSSLTGFSYSFFDTFSSLMQCIQNPASYGFTEIKAACCGLGNMNAKLACIPLSSYCSDRKKYMFWDPYHPTEIAAALLASTAVNGAPPLVFPINGMQLSAI from the exons atggGTAGTGGTAGGTGTTGTGATTATgtgatgaagatgatgtacTTGTTGTTATGTTTGATATTGTTGCATGGGCATGCAAAGGCATCAAGTCCTGCAATGTATGTGTTTGGAGATTCTCTTGCAGATGTGGGAAACAATAATCACATCACCTTTTCTCTTCTCAAAGCTAATTTCCCACACAATGGGATTGATTATCCAGGTCACAAGGCCACTGGCAGGTTCAGCAATGGCAACAATTCTGTTGATTttcttg CTGATTATCTTGGACTGCCATCTCCACCTCCATACCTCAGCATTAAATCCAATGCCAACAAGACACAAGCATTCTTAAATGGTCTCAACTTTGCCTCTGGAGGTGCTGGTGTTTTTGACTCCACAAACCAA GATCACTGTCTCTCATTCAACCAACAGATAAACTACTACTCATCAGTGTTCACAACTTTAGCACAACAACTTGGAAGCACAGAAGCTGAAAACCATCTTTCCAAATCCATCTTCACTTTTGTTATTGGAAGTAATGATATCTTTGCTTATGATCCTGACAAAACAAAGCTCACAACTCAACAGTATGCTCAATCCATGGTCTCCACTTTGCAAGGCCAACTTAAG ACATTGTATAATCTCGGTGCGAGGAAGTTTCTGTTTGTCGGTACGGGACCGATCGGCTGCTGTCCATCACAAAGAGCAAAGAGCAAAACAAATGACTGCAATGCAGTAACAGATAACCTCTCAACTCAGTACAACAAAGGAGCATCATCTCTTTTGAATCAATTGAAATCAAGCTTGACTGGTTTCAGTTACTCATTCTTTGATACATTCTCTTCACTCATGCAATGCATTCAGAATCCTGCATCTtatg GTTTTACTGAAATAAAGGCAGCATGTTGTGGACTGGGGAATATGAATGCAAAGCTGGCTTGTATTCCATTGTCTAGTTATTGTTCAGATAGGAAAAAGTATATGTTTTGGGATCCTTATCATCCTACAGAGATTGCTGCTGCATTGCTTGCATCTACTGCTGTTAATGGTGCACCTCCTTTGGTTTTTCCTATCAATGGAATGCAGCTAAGTGCTATTtaa
- the LOC120266906 gene encoding potassium transporter 7-like: protein MAVEGSDRENGGRLVKSDSTEFRWVARDREEFDADVDESPSRTGFDSEDDENGEQRLIRTGPLIDSFDVEALEVPGALRNDYEEFNLGRNLVLMLQTLGVVFGDVGTSPLYTFDVMFNKYPISSKEDVLGALSLVIYTLILIPLVKYIMIVLWGNDDGEGGTFALYSLICRHAKASLLPNQLPSDARISSFRLKVPSAELERSLKIKERLEASITLKKLLLMLVLFGTSMVIADGVVTPAMSVMSAVSGLKVGIDSVQQDEVVKISVGFLVILFSVQRFGTSKVGLAVGPALFIWFCSLGGIGIYNLMKYGTTALRAFNPVYIYYFFERNTTQAWMSLGGCLLCATGSEAMFADLCYFSVRSVQLTFTFLVLPCLLLGYVGQAAFLIENQTTAEQVFFSSIPGAAFWPVLFIANIAALIASRAMTTATFSCIKQSTALGCFPRLKIIHTSRKFMGQIYIPVINWFLLIVSLAFVATFGSINEIGNAYGIAELGVMMMTTILVTIIMLLIWHINIIIVLIFVCFFLGLELILFSSVLGSVGDGSWVLLVFAAVLFFIMYIWNYGSKLKYETEVKQKLSMDLLTELGCNLGTIRAPGIGLVYNELVKGIPAIFGHFLTSLPAIHSMIIFVCIKYVPVPAVPQSERFLFRRVCPKSYHMFRCIARYGYKDVRKENHQTFEQLLIESLEKFIRREAQERSLESDEDADTDAEEEACSRFLIAPNGSVYSLGVPLLADYSCIEKPSSEASTSSPEVRDEITADASQSLERELSFLHKAKESGVVYLLGHGDIRARKDSWFIKKLVINYFYAFLRKNCRRGIATLSVPHTNLMQVGMTYMV from the exons ATGGCAGTTGAAGGATCGGATAGAGAGAACGGTGGGCGACTCGTGAAATCCGACTCGACGGAGTTCCGATGGGTGGCACGGGACCGGGAGGAGTTCGATGCGGATGTCGATGAGTCGCCGTCGAGGACGGGTTTCGATTCGGAGGATGATGAGAACGGCGAGCAGCGCCTCATCCGGACTGGACCTCTCATTGATTCGTTTGATGTTGAGGCCCTTGAGGTCCCCGGTGCCCTCCGGAATGATTACGAG GAATTTAACTTGGGCAGGAACCTTGTGCTTATGCTCCAAACACTTGGAGTGGTGTTTGGGGATGTTGGGACTAGTCCATTGTACACCTTTGATGTGATGTTTAACAAATACCCTATCAGTTCAAAGGAAGATGTTCTTGGAGCACTCTCTCTGGTCATATATACTCTTATCTTGATACCGCTGGTCAAGTATATTATGATTGTTCTCTGGGGAAATGATGATGGTGAAG GGGGAACGTTTGCTTTGTACTCATTGATATGTAGACATGCAAAGGCCAGTCTTCTTCCAAACCAATTGCCTTCAGATGCTCGGATTTCGAGTTTTCGTCTAAAAGTTCCATCTGCAGAACTAGAGAGGTCTCTAAAGATAAAGGAGCGGTTGGAAGCATCGATAACATTGAAGAAGCTTCTTCTTATGTTGGTACTTTTTGGTACTTCCATGGTGATTGCAGATGGAGTTGTCACCCCGGCAATGTCAG TCATGTCAGCTGTGAGTGGCCTCAAGGTTGGAATAGACAGTGTTCAACAAG atGAAGTTGTTAAGATTTCAGTAGGTTTTCTTGTCATATTGTTCAGTGTGCAGAGGTTTGGAACAAGTAAAGTTGGGCTTGCAGTTGGCCCTGCTTTGTTCATATGGTTTTGTTCCCTTGGAGGCATTGGTATCTATAACCTCATGAAATATGGAACAACAGCTTTGAGGGCATTTAACCCTGTTTACATCTATTACTTTTTTGAGAGAAATACAACTCAGGCCTGGATGTCTCTTGGAGGTTGCCTTCTTTGTGCAACAG GGTCTGAAGCAATGTTTGCTGACCTTTGCTATTTCTCTGTAAGGTCTGTTCAG CTTACATTTACATTTCTGGTTCTGCCTTGTCTTCTGCTGGGTTACGTTGGTCAGGCTGCATTCCTCATTGAAAACCAAACCACAGCTGAGCAGgtcttcttttcttctattcCAG GTGCGGCATTTTGGCCAGTCCTATTCATAGCCAATATAGCTGCACTGATTGCGAGTCGAGCAATGACAACTGCCACATTTTCATGCATAAAGCAATCAACAGCCCTAGGTTGTTTTCCTCGCCTCAAAATCATTCACACATCTCGAAAGTTCATGGGACAGATATACATTCCTGTTATAAACTggtttcttttgattgtttctctGGCATTTGTGGCCACTTTCGGAAGCATAAATGAGATTGGGAATGCGTATG GCATTGCCGAGCTTggagtgatgatgatgacaacCATCTTAGTGACTATCATAATGCTTCTGATCTGGCATATTAATATCATCATTGTGCTCATCTTTGTCTGTTTTTTCCTGGGTTTGGAGTTAATCTTATTCTCCTCAGTTTTAGGCAGTGTAGGCGATGGAAGCTGGGTCTTGCTGGTTTTTGCagcagttttattttttatcatgtaCATATGGAATTACGGCAGCAAACTGAAGTATGAAACTGAAGTGAAACAGAAGCTTTCAATGGATTTGCTGACAGAGTTGGGTTGCAACCTTGGTACCATTAGAGCCCCTGGCATTGGGTTGGTATACAATGAACTTGTCAAAGGAATTCCTGCAATATTTGGTCACTTCTTGACTAGCCTTCCAGCAATTCATTCTATGATCATATTTGTATGCATAAAATATGTACCAGTTCCAGCTGTGCCACAGAGCGAAAGGTTTCTCTTTCGACGAGTTTGCCCAAAAAGCTATCACATGTTCCGTTGCATTGCCAG GTATGGTTACAAGGATGTGAGGAAGGAAAACCATCAGACATTTGAACAGCTTCTTATTGAGAGTCTTGAGAAGTTCATTCGACGGGAAGCTCAAGAGCGTTCTTTAGAGAGTGACGAGGATGCTGACACTGATGCTGAAGAGGAGGCGTGCTCAAGATTTCTTATTGCTCCCAATGGGAGTGTTTATTCTCTTGGTGTTCCTCTTCTAGCTGATTATAGCTGCATTGAAAAGCCAAGTTCTGAAGCAAGTACTTCATCCCCTGAAGTTCGAGATGAGATTACAGCCGATGCCAGTCAGAGCCTTGAAAGGGAGCTCTCCTTCTTACATAAGGCCAAGGAGTCTGGTGTGGTATACCTCCTTGGACATGGCGACATTAGGGCCAGGAAGGACTCTTGGTTTATCAAAAAGCTGGTTATAAACTATTTCTATGCATTCTTGAGAAAGAATTGCAGGCGAGGAATTGCTACTTTGAGTGTTCCCCACACAAACTTGATGCAGGTCGGCATGACTTACATGGTATGA
- the LOC120266833 gene encoding dof zinc finger protein DOF3.7-like: MKKNKIKKKQKQDGKGGLKCPRCNSSNTKFCYYNNYSLSQPRHFCKSCKRYWTLGGSLRNVPVGGSSRKNKRLKPRHHLSSPPPPPPPPPLAPLPNPLLFTTDMMITTSLDNNINDLSLPSFPSSSIDEQLSNLGLKHFSTNTADHFELLLFI, encoded by the coding sequence atgaagaagaacaaaatcaaaaaaaaacaaaaacaagatggAAAAGGTGGTCTGAAGTGCCCACGCTGCAACTCTTCAAACACTAAGTTTTGTTACTACAACAACTACAGCCTCTCCCAACCTCGCCATTTCTGCAAGTCCTGCAAACGTTACTGGACTCTTGGTGGCTCTCTCCGCAACGTCCCCGTCGGTGGTTCTTCCCGGAAGAACAAACGCCTCAAGCCTCGCCACCAcctctcctctcctcctcctcctcctcctcctcctcctcttgctCCTCTACCAAATCCTTTGCTTTTCACTACTGATATGATGATCACCACTTCTCTTGACAACAATATTAATGATCTTAGTCTCCCTTCCTTTCCATCTTCTTCCATTGATGAGCAGCTTTCCAACCTTGGATTAAAACACTTCAGCACCAACACTGCTGATCACTTTGAACTACTTCTCTTCATTTAA